The DNA segment GGCCGTCCGGAGATATGAGGGCCTCACGTTCGTAGCCAATATCTTCGGTTGTAACGCGGCTACTGCTTCCCGGCACCGCACCAGCTCCCCAAGCCAGTTTGTAGGCTTTTAGAACAGGAATGCCGTCTGCGGAACCTACTCCGGAAATATAGACAATACGCTGGCCATCATCACTTATTGTGGGGTCCACATCTGAAAAACGTAGACCTGTCGGTATCAAGGTCCGCCCGGTGCGGATAATCTCCGCACTCGCTGATGGGCCGCCCTTGGGTTTTTCGCAGCTTATGAGAACACCGACTGAAGCCGCCAATAGCACTGCCGACGCAATCATCGCCGATCCGATTATTCTCATATTTTTAAGTCCTTATATAGCGAAACCCTTTTCTCTGGGTTTTTCCAACCAACTAACGTATTTTCGACCGCGATTGGCAATTCTTTTTACTACGGGATCGTATTCGATTTCGTCAGACCGGTAAATGCTCCATGCCCCAATCCCATCTGCCGAAAAAAACAATTGCAGCTATAGACATTGGTACCAATTCAGCCCACATGGTCATTGCTGAGATTGATCATGTCGGCGAAATGCGCATTTTAGACAATGATAAGGTAAACTTACGGCTTGGCAAGGCAATTGAGGCTGACGGTAATTTATCCGAAGATGGAATCCAACGCACAGTTGAGACTCTTGCCCACATGCAGGAGATCATCCGCCCGTTTCACGCCACGGTCCGAGCCGTAGCCACACACGCAACGCGCGAGGCCAGAAACCACCGACGGCTTCTGCGCGAGGTAGAGCGAACCTCTGGTATCAAAATAGAGATCATTGACGGCATTGAAGAAGCCCGGCTCGTTTTTTTAGGAATGCGCTACGGACTGGCGCTTAATAACATACCTTGCCTTGGCGTCGACGTTGGGGGCGGTTCTACGGAAATGATTGTGGCTAAAGACGACGAAATCCGATTCGTCTCCTCGATCAAACTCGGGGCCGTGACCTTAACCGATCGTTTCTTTAAACACTCCTACGGCGTCTCTGCATTTGAGGCTCTGAAGGACCATGTGCACAGTCGCCTTGCTCCACTGGAGCAGGAAATGTCTGGATTATCGTTTGAACGCACATTGGCTTCATCAGGTACAGCAAAAGCTATCGCCTTTTTGCATGCGAAGCTGTTCGGTAACGTATCGATGTCAGATCCTAATGGCTACATACTGCCCAGGGATGACCTATTTAAACTAGGGACGCTGTTTGCCTCGCTCATGACACCGGACAAAATTCGCGAGGCAACAGGCCTAGACCAATCCCGTGCAGAAATCATCCTGGCTGGGACAGTAATTCTTGAAGAACTAACACGCCTTCTCGACGTAAAGGAGTGGATGATTACCTCGTTTGGCCTCAGGGAGGGGCTAGTAGCAGACACTTTCTACCGAGCCACGGATGCGCCAGCTGGTGAATTACCTGACATTCAGTGGCACAGCGTGCAACAGTTCGCCAGACGGTTAGGACTTAATCAGGTTCATGCAGCGAAGGTCAAGCTACTCGCATTAAGACTTTATCATCAGTTGGCGCCGCTTTGCCTCAAAGTCTCATCTGCAGACACCTCTGATGCTGATGTGAAGGCTCTAAAAGCTGCGGCATACCTAAGGGAGGCGGGTAAGTTCATAAGTAACCCGCAGTACCACAGGCACTCGCAGTATCTGATATCAAACTCACGGTTACCTGGGTTTACCGAATCGGAGAGGCAGCTAACGGGTCTTATCGCACGCTTCCAGCGAAAGGGCTTGCCTAGCGCTGATCATCCTGATTGTGCTGAATTGACGGCAAACGACCTCAAAAGACTTCGTTTTTTATCCGGTATCTTACGCCTAGCTGCCGCCCTTGATCGCACTAGACAGGGTCGGGTTGAGGACGTTGAAGTCGACGTCTCTGGCCAGGTTGTAAAGCTTTCTCTAATACACAGTCGGGAACGCTCACCCGACGTCGAACTCCTAAAAGCTCGCCTGGAACAAAGTGCGCTGGAGAAATCCTGGGATTTGGAACTTGGGTTCCATACGCGGCCAGCAATCACCGTGGAGTCTAGGTAGCCTTGTCAGGTAAATACCCTAAGCATGGAGCATTTCGCGATTATCTAGATGCTATGAAGGTTGCCCTTAGCACCACCGGTGCACCTTCAACCAAGGGACAGTGGGTCGTAGTCTATGGGTCCTCGGACGCACTACTAGGTGAGGCCGTCGCAAAACTGCAAGCGACTGCCGTCGAGGCAGGAGCTGTTGTGGCCTCCTGTGAAGCAAATCAACTCAACGAGTCATCACTGACCTCCATGCTCCAACAGGGAAGCCTGTTCGACCCCCGCATTCTTTACCTGATAAGAAGGTGCGAGGCGGCAAAAAATCTACATAAGCCACTAACCTTCATTGCATCTAAGGATCAGGGTCCAAACTCACTTTGCTTCGTGTATCAAGGTGAAAATCTGCCAGTGTCGGTAAAGGCCTCGCTTTTGCATCGTAAGGCTACACTAGTCCCCTGCTACCTACCGTGGCCCAATGAGTTACCTCAGGTCCTGAGTCATTTTGCAGACGGCCTCAAACTGAAACTCACCGCCGATGGAGTGCAGGCACTTTTAGCCTCAAATGGCGACGATTTAGCGACTAACCTCAATGAGCTTAGACGGTTGAAGTGTTTATTTGGCAACGAAGCCAAAGCCCTGACTGCGACAGATTTAATTGCTCACTTAGATGGACTGCGAGTTGACGAAGCGAACCAACTGGAGCGACTGCTGCTGGCAAGGCAATGGGCCAAGGCTCAGGCCTTAAGCTCCCAGCTTTTGCTGAGAGGCGAAAGAGCATTACAAATACTCGCCATCGTTGCCAGTCATATAAGAGTCACTTTGAAATTGCTGGACGCCCACGCGCAAGGGGTTAAAAGTCCCGCCGGTCTCGCTCAAGAGGCGCAGGTCTCGACCTATGTAGTGAAAAACTACCTGCCCCTAGTGCAACGAGTCCGTAGTGCGGGAACTTATCGTACCGCACTGAAGCTGTGCCATCATGCCGATGTGTCCCTGAAAAGCCGCCGCTGTAATGAAGATCTCATTCTAGCAGGGATTATCGACGCCTTAGCGATGACGTAATATAATAGACTGCTCCCTGCTGAAATAACCACAGGTTCGCCACAAAGGGGCTCTCGTTGCGTCGATTTGGACTGGCCAAAGTGGCCGTGGTCATGGCTTTGGGTATTTCCAAAATTGGTTGGTCCAGCGACCATCAATTACTGTATGCTCGGGAATTATCCCTGCCAGCTTACCAGCTCGCTACCCTGGCAAAGGACGCGCCAATCACCGATTTGAGGTTATCCTCCCCTACTAACCTGCTCATGATTGGCCAAACCTCGCTTTGGAGCTGGGATCTAGCTTCGGGTAAACTCGTACGCACGCAGCTCGTGACACCGAGCGAGCGTTTTGCTAGTCCGCTACGACATATCGGATCTGACGGCCTAAATGACTTTGTCTCATCAGACAATAAGCTCTTTGAGCTTGCTTGGACATCTGGACGCATACTTCGATTTGACATTGCTGAACCCGATCGTGCTCTCGGTTTCGCCGGCGAAGGCGATAATTTTTGGCTTATCAAAGCTCATCACATTTTTCGGATCGATCGGTACACAAAGGCGGTCTTAGCTCGCTACGATTATAATATTTCTGACGTCACTAAATATGTTTTTGACCCGCAGTCGCGGAGACTCTGGTACTTAGCTCAGCGTGAGGTGCGCTACATCGCGCTTGATGGACCCGATCGACAAAGTCATGTGAGCGCCAAATTAAGATCAATGGGTCTAGATCTACAGATGACAAAACACGAGCTAGTTGCGTTATCCGCATCAGCGTTAATACGCCTCAGTTTTGCGGGTAAACCCTTACAGTCAGTGCCGGTTGAGGGCCGTCGCAAGCTCCACAACATGGCCTTAAATGATGTCAGTCATGCCTACTTGTTCGACGACGGAAATCTGGAAATATATAACGTTCCTCTTAAATCAACATCCGCTGCTCAAATTCCATCAGATCTGGTCGCAAATACTAGCCTCATGCGCTTTGACCGGGATGTATTGGCTATATTAGCAGCGGGGAGCCCACGTGTATTTCGTCTAAGCGTAGACAAGTTAGGTGATGAATAAATGGCGCATGCATACAAGCGATGCTTATTCGTGATCTTATTGGCGATAGCAATGGCGGCGTGCGCCGGGTCTGAAGCAGATTTGTCCTCCGAACAGGTGGTCAGTAGGCCCAAGCGGAAAAAGGGTCGTCCAAGTAAGCCTCGAGTCATAAGCGCCAATCAGTTGGCTGCCCTAGACGCCGCGATTGATGAACATGACCACACCGCAAACTACGTCAAAGATATTCGCGTTATTGTGAAAGCCACGGAACTCGAAAAAGCAGGAAATTTCGACGGAGCGAGCAAAGCATGGTTTGAAGCGCTTACTCTAAGTCATGGCTCTTTCGGCAAACTGTCTTTACAAGGATGGATTCGGACCTACGCCGAATCAGCAGGTAAATCGACTGACATAGATGTCTTCAGTAAGCTTTTGATGACTGAAACGCAAAACGGCAAGCTAAGCCCCTACATGACAGAGTCCGGGCTTAGCCGCGATGAACAGCTAAGACCGATTATTAGGCAAGTAGCAAGCAAATGGATCTCTTCTGGTCACCACGCCAACGACGCGCAGTCACCCGACTTTCTCCCCCCAACAGGAATCCCAGCTACCGATCCACTGCTGACAAAACTGGTTGTTAAATATTGCCGCAAGTCGACCCTGGATGATCCTAGTTGGTCGACCTGGCAACATTCACTTAGTGCGTCATGGCAAGACTACTGGTCTGCATTGGTCAATTATCAGTGCGGTAACAACTCTACTGCTACCATCAGTATTCTCAAAGAACTGTACCCGCGTCTAGCAGAGCAGCCGGAAACTCAGGGCATGGCGGTCGAGATTGCCGGTCGTATGATCTCTCTTCAGCGGTCCGTTGGCCAGAGGGTAGATGCCGCAGAAACCTATTTAGATTTAGTAAAATTATGGGGAAATCCAGGGGTTACGGGAAAAGCGATGGGAACCGACCCTGTTAGCCTAGTCTTACGACGTATCGATGAAACCCTTTGGGCTGCCAGGTACAGAGCACTAGTAGGTGATTTGGAAAATGCGAAAACATTTGCACGTGACGCTTTAGTCCTTGCCAAGCGTACCGCCAAGTCACAAAGCCTCTCCCTGCGAAAAGCGCAAAACGAGCAATT comes from the Deltaproteobacteria bacterium genome and includes:
- a CDS encoding Ppx/GppA family phosphatase produces the protein MPQSHLPKKTIAAIDIGTNSAHMVIAEIDHVGEMRILDNDKVNLRLGKAIEADGNLSEDGIQRTVETLAHMQEIIRPFHATVRAVATHATREARNHRRLLREVERTSGIKIEIIDGIEEARLVFLGMRYGLALNNIPCLGVDVGGGSTEMIVAKDDEIRFVSSIKLGAVTLTDRFFKHSYGVSAFEALKDHVHSRLAPLEQEMSGLSFERTLASSGTAKAIAFLHAKLFGNVSMSDPNGYILPRDDLFKLGTLFASLMTPDKIREATGLDQSRAEIILAGTVILEELTRLLDVKEWMITSFGLREGLVADTFYRATDAPAGELPDIQWHSVQQFARRLGLNQVHAAKVKLLALRLYHQLAPLCLKVSSADTSDADVKALKAAAYLREAGKFISNPQYHRHSQYLISNSRLPGFTESERQLTGLIARFQRKGLPSADHPDCAELTANDLKRLRFLSGILRLAAALDRTRQGRVEDVEVDVSGQVVKLSLIHSRERSPDVELLKARLEQSALEKSWDLELGFHTRPAITVESR
- a CDS encoding glutaminyl-peptide cyclotransferase codes for the protein MRRFGLAKVAVVMALGISKIGWSSDHQLLYARELSLPAYQLATLAKDAPITDLRLSSPTNLLMIGQTSLWSWDLASGKLVRTQLVTPSERFASPLRHIGSDGLNDFVSSDNKLFELAWTSGRILRFDIAEPDRALGFAGEGDNFWLIKAHHIFRIDRYTKAVLARYDYNISDVTKYVFDPQSRRLWYLAQREVRYIALDGPDRQSHVSAKLRSMGLDLQMTKHELVALSASALIRLSFAGKPLQSVPVEGRRKLHNMALNDVSHAYLFDDGNLEIYNVPLKSTSAAQIPSDLVANTSLMRFDRDVLAILAAGSPRVFRLSVDKLGDE